Proteins encoded together in one uncultured Desulfosarcina sp. window:
- a CDS encoding AMP-binding protein — MASPPPCTNLLDCALYWERAAADRICFTQPMGGGDANLRTWTWSQAVDEARRVAAYLKGLDLPPRSSIALCSKNCAYWLMADLAIWMAGHISVPIYPILTADIVNYTLEHSEARLLFVGKLDPVWEEMKKGVPEDMKTVTFPLAPENGHEQWEAIVAAHSPLEDVAECPPDETATIIYTSGSTGKPKGAMLSFEAMYRSGKGLSEYLETTPEDRALSYLPLAHAMERFVGQSLSLASGYQLFFAESLDTFVQDLQRARPTLFASVPRLWLKFQLGVFEKVPPAKLDRLLKIPILSGMVKKKILRQLGLDQVRVAASGSAPIPKEVIAWYRRLGLELMEGYGMTENFSYSHIGRPGRIRPGYVGNPYPDVEHRLSPEGEILVKSPGTMKGYFKMPEENEHIFTEDGFFHTGDLGEIDEMGRLKITGRAKELFKTSKGKYVAPAPIENQLASSHLVEACYVTGSGYHQAHAVVMLSEEARQRANGEARDILANELAALLADVNRGLPPFERLAFLAVARDDWTVENGFLTPTMKIKRRVLDATYGPLAETWYGMNAPVVWQEAV; from the coding sequence ATGGCTTCCCCCCCACCGTGCACCAACCTTTTGGACTGCGCCCTGTACTGGGAACGGGCCGCGGCCGACCGCATCTGCTTCACCCAGCCCATGGGCGGCGGCGACGCCAACCTGCGCACCTGGACCTGGTCCCAGGCCGTCGACGAAGCCCGCCGGGTGGCTGCCTACCTGAAGGGCCTCGACCTGCCTCCGCGCAGCAGCATCGCCCTGTGCTCCAAGAATTGCGCCTACTGGTTGATGGCGGATCTGGCCATCTGGATGGCCGGCCACATCAGCGTACCGATTTACCCCATCCTGACCGCGGATATCGTGAATTACACCCTGGAGCATTCCGAGGCCAGGCTGCTGTTCGTCGGCAAGCTCGACCCGGTCTGGGAGGAGATGAAAAAAGGGGTTCCGGAAGACATGAAGACCGTAACCTTCCCCCTGGCTCCGGAAAACGGCCACGAGCAATGGGAAGCCATCGTCGCGGCGCATTCCCCCCTGGAGGACGTCGCCGAATGTCCGCCCGATGAAACCGCCACCATCATTTACACGTCGGGCAGCACCGGCAAGCCCAAAGGAGCCATGCTTTCTTTCGAGGCCATGTACCGCAGCGGAAAGGGACTCAGCGAGTATCTGGAAACGACTCCCGAAGACCGCGCCCTTTCCTACCTGCCCCTGGCCCATGCCATGGAGCGTTTCGTGGGCCAGTCCCTTTCCCTGGCTTCCGGCTATCAGCTGTTTTTCGCCGAGTCTCTGGACACCTTCGTTCAGGATTTGCAGCGGGCGCGGCCGACATTGTTCGCTTCGGTGCCGCGGCTGTGGCTCAAGTTCCAGTTGGGGGTGTTCGAGAAGGTCCCGCCGGCCAAGCTGGACCGGCTCCTGAAGATCCCCATTCTCAGCGGTATGGTGAAAAAGAAGATTCTCCGGCAGTTGGGGCTGGACCAGGTGCGTGTGGCCGCTTCCGGCTCGGCGCCCATTCCCAAGGAGGTCATCGCCTGGTATCGCCGCCTGGGCCTTGAACTGATGGAAGGCTATGGCATGACGGAGAATTTCTCCTACTCCCACATCGGCCGGCCCGGCAGGATCCGACCCGGCTACGTGGGCAACCCCTATCCCGACGTCGAGCACCGCCTCAGCCCGGAAGGGGAGATCCTCGTCAAGAGCCCCGGCACCATGAAAGGGTATTTCAAGATGCCGGAAGAAAACGAACACATCTTTACCGAGGACGGGTTTTTCCACACCGGCGACCTGGGGGAAATCGACGAGATGGGGCGTCTGAAAATCACCGGCCGGGCCAAAGAGCTGTTCAAGACATCCAAGGGCAAATACGTGGCCCCCGCGCCCATCGAGAACCAGCTGGCCAGCAGCCACCTGGTGGAAGCCTGCTATGTCACCGGCAGCGGCTATCATCAGGCCCACGCCGTGGTCATGCTCAGCGAGGAGGCGCGCCAGAGGGCAAATGGAGAAGCCCGGGACATCCTGGCCAACGAACTGGCGGCCCTGCTTGCCGACGTCAATCGCGGCCTGCCGCCCTTCGAGCGGCTGGCTTTCCTGGCGGTGGCCAGGGACGACTGGACCGTGGAAAACGGCTTTCTGACCCCAACCATGAAAATCAAACGCCGGGTGCTGGACGCCACCTATGGCCCCCTGGCGGAAACCTGGTATGGCATGAACGCTCCGGTGGTGTGGCAGGAGGCGGTGTGA
- a CDS encoding glycosyltransferase, translated as MNHNPPMVSVVIPTFNRSDMLKDAVASVLDQDYGNAELIVVDDGSTDATARTLAAYEGRLRLLRQENRGVSAARNAGIRAAAGTLIALLDSDDLWLPGKLRAQVYYFEAHPEALICQTEEIWIRNGVRVNPGKRHRKQSGDIFERSLALCLVSPSAVMMRKSLLDEVGLFDESLPACEDYDLWLRIAWRHPVHLIDTPLIVKRGGHTDQLSRMPELDKYRIRSICNLLDRGCLSQNQRQACVRMLKTKCAIYAQGCLKRERTEDALYYEHLAARYESFGDRHK; from the coding sequence ATGAACCACAACCCACCCATGGTCAGCGTCGTCATTCCGACCTTCAACCGTAGCGACATGCTAAAAGATGCCGTCGCTTCCGTGCTGGATCAGGACTACGGCAACGCCGAGCTGATTGTGGTCGATGATGGCTCCACCGACGCGACGGCTCGAACGCTTGCGGCCTATGAAGGCCGTCTGCGCCTTCTCCGGCAGGAGAACCGCGGCGTGAGTGCGGCCCGCAACGCCGGCATCCGGGCGGCTGCCGGCACACTGATCGCCCTGCTGGATTCGGACGATCTCTGGCTGCCGGGCAAACTGCGCGCCCAGGTCTATTATTTCGAGGCCCATCCCGAGGCGTTGATCTGCCAGACCGAAGAGATCTGGATTCGCAATGGGGTTCGCGTCAATCCGGGCAAACGCCACCGCAAGCAATCCGGCGACATCTTCGAGAGAAGCCTGGCTCTGTGCCTGGTAAGCCCTTCGGCAGTGATGATGAGAAAATCGCTTCTCGACGAGGTGGGGCTTTTCGACGAAAGCCTGCCCGCCTGCGAAGACTATGATCTGTGGCTGCGCATCGCCTGGAGACATCCGGTCCACCTGATCGACACGCCCCTGATCGTCAAACGCGGCGGACATACCGACCAGCTTTCCCGCATGCCCGAACTGGACAAGTACCGGATTCGATCCATCTGCAACCTGCTGGATCGTGGATGCCTTTCCCAAAACCAGCGACAGGCGTGTGTTCGCATGTTAAAAACCAAATGCGCGATCTATGCCCAGGGATGCCTCAAGCGGGAACGGACCGAAGACGCCCTGTACTATGAACATTTGGCAGCCCGATATGAATCCTTTGGCGATCGTCATAAATGA
- a CDS encoding tyrosine-type recombinase/integrase, whose translation MMTLEPISIRTDFSQVVPQRHERFAAIIEPVAGQDDRPPTLEKFLCRMTQADLFGQEHLRPYFANLSRRRLSPNTIRSYQVTLFGFISFLKSKGRHFIETIVREDVEAYVEHEQDRGMRPSTVHARIRAVYAFIQFLVDHDTVNPNTLKRRIKIKLSDTLPRAIDPEDIRTLLAVISDPRDRAMILILLRTGMRIGELLNTRLADINLAERRIDIFEAQKNRVGRVVYISNDALAAIKRWLKVKKSISDFLFAGHRGRPPSYEAARLMFIRYLTKAGLVHKGYTLHALRHTCASELLNAGMRLECLQQMLGHANIEMTRRYARLTDTTRKTEYFKAMETIEKEGIGGHYRRDHSIQTIY comes from the coding sequence ATGATGACTCTCGAACCGATTTCCATCCGAACCGATTTTTCACAGGTCGTCCCCCAAAGGCATGAGCGCTTTGCCGCCATCATCGAACCGGTCGCAGGACAAGATGATCGCCCGCCAACCCTTGAAAAATTCCTGTGCCGGATGACCCAGGCGGACCTGTTCGGACAGGAGCACCTGCGTCCCTACTTTGCGAATCTGTCCCGCAGACGCCTCAGCCCGAATACCATCAGAAGCTATCAGGTGACCCTATTCGGGTTTATCTCATTTCTCAAATCAAAGGGCAGACATTTTATTGAAACTATTGTCCGAGAAGATGTCGAGGCATACGTGGAGCACGAGCAGGATCGTGGAATGCGCCCTTCAACGGTTCACGCCAGGATCCGAGCAGTGTATGCATTTATTCAATTTCTCGTCGATCATGATACCGTTAATCCCAACACCCTCAAAAGAAGGATCAAGATCAAGCTTTCCGATACGCTACCGCGCGCAATCGATCCCGAGGATATTCGAACGCTTTTGGCAGTCATTTCCGATCCACGAGACCGCGCCATGATCCTGATCTTATTGCGCACCGGTATGCGTATCGGCGAGTTGCTCAATACCCGGCTTGCCGATATCAATCTAGCCGAAAGGCGCATCGATATTTTTGAGGCGCAGAAAAACCGGGTTGGCCGGGTCGTCTACATCAGCAACGATGCCCTGGCCGCGATAAAGCGCTGGCTCAAGGTCAAAAAAAGCATCAGTGACTTCCTGTTCGCCGGGCATCGGGGGCGGCCGCCCAGCTATGAAGCGGCACGGCTCATGTTCATCAGATACCTGACCAAAGCCGGTCTGGTCCACAAAGGATACACGCTGCACGCGCTACGGCACACCTGTGCCAGCGAGCTGCTCAATGCGGGCATGCGCCTGGAGTGCCTGCAGCAGATGCTGGGACATGCCAACATCGAGATGACCCGGCGTTATGCCCGGCTGACCGACACCACGCGCAAGACAGAATATTTCAAAGCGATGGAAACTATCGAAAAGGAGGGAATCGGTGGCCATTACCGACGCGATCATTCAATACAGACGATTTATTAA